The proteins below are encoded in one region of Micromonospora sp. DSM 45708:
- a CDS encoding asparagine synthase-related protein: protein MTESTVDTRVSAPWPSPYELATGLVSGVEPADRTGPPAPVVASPLAALEAAVLPAVRRAPCLVSFSGGLDSSVVLAVAARVAARHGLPAPVPVTWRFTGAPAADESSWQDHVIDELRLRDRWQILRADDDLDLVGPVARRFLHRYGVCHPLNTHLHLPIVELAAGGSMLTGGGGDQILAGWRPPLPPSPYRRLRHRASRVRARLRRGPTGVDRFPWLRPAAAQEVLRRHRAERRAEPTRLDRRIAWHLRRRDLRLTVASFDRMGADHGVLVRHPFLDPGFVAALAATAGHRRGVARRDLLAEVAAGHLPPLLFRRQGKAHFLDVFLRTPTREFVRSWDGGGVDGSVVDPAALRGVWSRWPIPECTAGLVQHLWLRQHPPTPRDAAPQGLAGDR, encoded by the coding sequence ATGACCGAGTCGACAGTCGACACCCGGGTGTCCGCGCCCTGGCCGTCACCGTACGAGCTGGCCACCGGGTTGGTGTCCGGCGTCGAGCCGGCGGACCGGACCGGTCCGCCGGCTCCGGTCGTCGCGTCCCCGCTGGCGGCGCTGGAGGCGGCGGTGCTGCCGGCGGTCCGCCGCGCGCCGTGCCTGGTCAGCTTCTCCGGTGGCCTCGACTCGTCGGTGGTGCTGGCCGTGGCCGCCCGGGTGGCCGCCCGGCACGGCCTGCCGGCGCCGGTGCCGGTGACCTGGCGGTTCACCGGCGCACCGGCGGCCGACGAGTCGAGCTGGCAGGACCACGTGATCGACGAGCTGCGGCTGCGGGACCGCTGGCAGATCCTGCGCGCGGACGACGACCTGGATCTGGTCGGCCCGGTGGCCCGACGGTTCCTGCACCGCTACGGCGTGTGCCATCCGCTGAACACCCACCTGCACCTGCCGATCGTCGAGCTGGCGGCCGGCGGGTCGATGCTGACCGGCGGCGGCGGCGACCAGATCCTCGCCGGTTGGCGACCGCCGCTGCCGCCCTCGCCGTACCGGCGGTTGCGCCACCGGGCGTCCCGGGTGCGGGCCCGACTGCGCCGGGGGCCCACCGGCGTCGACCGGTTCCCCTGGTTGCGGCCGGCGGCGGCACAGGAGGTGCTGCGCCGGCACCGGGCCGAGCGGCGGGCCGAGCCGACCCGGCTGGACCGGCGGATCGCCTGGCACCTGCGCCGCCGTGACCTGCGGCTCACCGTGGCCTCGTTCGACCGGATGGGCGCGGACCACGGCGTGCTGGTCCGGCATCCGTTCCTCGATCCGGGGTTCGTGGCGGCGCTCGCCGCTACCGCCGGTCACCGCCGTGGCGTGGCCCGCCGCGACCTGCTCGCCGAGGTGGCCGCCGGCCACCTGCCGCCACTGCTGTTCCGGCGGCAGGGCAAGGCGCACTTCCTGGACGTGTTCCTGCGCACGCCGACGCGTGAGTTCGTGCGGAGCTGGGACGGTGGCGGCGTGGACGGGTCGGTGGTCGATCCGGCCGCGCTGCGCGGCGTCTGGAGCCGGTGGCCGATTCCGGAGTGCACCGCCGGACTGGTGCAGCACCTGTGGTTGCGGCAGCATCCACCGACGCCCCGCGACGCCGCGCCGCAGGGGTTGGCCGGCGACCGCTGA